A stretch of DNA from Bremerella alba:
TTCCAACTCAAACATTTTTCTGCCCCTAAAATGCCGGCCTTTGCTAATAGGAAAAATTGACGATTCGATAAATACAAAACGCACCTAGCAATTGCGAGAAAACGCAGCCTGCTAAGATGTCGTGTCGCTCTAGTAGCACGCTGATGTACTGTGGTGCGATCAGCGACATGATCATAACTACAATCGTCGGCATCGCGATTAAAACGGCAGCTTGCATGCGGCCTTCGCCCGTGAGCGACTTGATACGGCGTTTCATCTTCACGCGTTTGCGAACCAATTCAGATAGCTGCTGCAACAGTTCCGCCAGGTTCCCCCCAGATCGCTTGTGAACAATCAAAGCAATCGTGAAGATTCGCAGTTCCATCACATTGACTCGACGAGCCATATCACGCAGGGCCACTTCCGGAGGCACCCCCAGATGTTGCTGCTCGTAAAAGTAGTTGAACTCTTCGGATAGCGGCTTGGGAAAGTCGTTCGCGATCATCTGTACGACGGCTGGCACGCCCTGGCCGGCTCGCAGACCTCGGCTCATTGCGGAGAAGGCATTTGGCAACTGGGTCGAAATCTGTTCGCTACGTGCATTGCGGCGTGAATATACAACGATCGCAGGCAGAAGTAGCGATAATGGAGTTCCAATTCCCAGCACCCAACCTGGCCCGAAAGCGAACCCAAACGCTCCGCCGAACAGGCAAGAGACGATCAGGCTAATTACAGCAAACTGCCAAACATTTAAGCCTGTGGCCGCCTGATCTAGCCATGTCTGAATTCGATCCTGCGTGCGTCTTAGGAGCGGCTTTTTCCCACTGCGGATCGGTCGCACCATATCTTTTATGATCGGCGAGTTTTCCTGATGACCCTCAACACGCTCACGCATTGCGTCGTCGATGCGATCTGCAACTTTGCTCTTCACGCGGAAGAATGAGTCGTACACAAGCCACGCCACGGCGACGATGCCAATCGTTACACCAAGAAACGTGTTGATCAAAATGAAAGATTCTGACATTAGATTCTGCCCCTAATTGTCTTCATTAACAGCGTGAGTTCATTTTGCCTACCAAGTCGGAAGGTATTTCTCGACGCTCAAACACCGGCTCACTTCCGTCTGCGGAAAAGCGGCATACAAACATCGGTTTCAATTTGATTGCGTCGCCATCCCTGACAACCTGGCCAATCTGAGTTAGCTTGCGTTTGCCGTTATCTAATCGTTTGACATGAACGACCAGATCGATTGACGATGCAATTTGTTGGCGGATGTACCACATTGGCAAATTATCTTGTGCCAAGCCGAGAAGCATTTCTAAACGACTGACGGTGTCTTCTGCGCTGTTGGCGTGAATGGTAGTCAAGCTTCCATCGTGACCGGTGTTCATTGCTTGCAGCATGTCGAACACCTCTTCACCACGACATTCGCCGACGATGATTCGATCTGGCCGCATACGAAGCGCGTTCCGTACCAGATCGCGGGTAGAAACAAGCCCTTTTCCTTCGAGGTTTTCGCAACGTGTTTCCATTCGTGCCACATGTGGCTGGCGTAAGCGAAGCTCGGCGGCATCTTCAATCGTGACGATTCGTTCTCTTGGCGAAATATAACTGGAAAGCATGTTGAGCAGAGTTGTCTTTCCGCTACCGGTACCTCCGGCAATCACCATATTCAGCCGGGCATGAATGGCTGCCTGAAGAAAAGCCATCATCTCTTCCGACATGCCGCCACTACTGACAAACTGTTGGGCCGTGATGGCATGTGATGCGAAACGGCGAACCGAGACCAGAGCTCCATCCAAAGCGATCGGCGAGATCACGGCATGAAAACGACTGCCATCGGGTAATCTCGCATCAACCGTAGGCGACGACTCATCAATTCGCCGGCCGACCCGGCCAGCGATTCGCTGGACAATGCGAACGAGTTGTTCGTTATCTGAAAATTGAACTGAAGTTTCTTCTAATTGTCCGCCACGTTCTACGTAAACGTGCTGTGGTCCATTGATTAAAATGTCGGTGATCGTATTGTCCCTAAGCAGGGACTCCAGCGGCCCGAAGCCCACCATCTCGTCAATCAACTCTTGTGCCAACCGGTCCTTTTCACCATGACGCACCAGATCTGCATGAGAGAGAAATAGCTTTTCGATTGCCGCACGAAGCTCACGTCGCACGACGGCTTCGTCCAGCTTTAACATCGCTCGGACGTCCACCATTTCGATCAACCAACGATGAAACTTCTCTTTAATAACCTTGTCATCCTGCCGCGAAGTCTTTGACTCTGGCCGGACTTTTAACAGGTCACTATGCGTTTGCTGGAACATGGTTATCCATCTCCCGAGTTGGTGCTGTATTCATTATTGTGTCGGTAAGTTTGGCGATTGCCTGACTGAATTTTGATCGGGGAAATTCCAGTACGGCTGGCTCTCCCATGTTTACACCATTGAGAACACTGGATGGCTCGTGCGGTATGACAGAGGTTAAGCGACGCTTCATGACCGACTCGAACTTGACCTCTGGGATGCTTGTGCCCTTGATATAGTTATTGGCGACGACACAAAAGTTGGTGAGGTCACGACTCGCGAAGTATTCAATCAATCGCTTAGTGCGAAGCAGACAAGGAAAATCTAGCCGAGTCACAACAATCACCATGTCGGAACATTCCAACGCTGCAAATTGCTCTTGATGAAAGGCATCCTCGACATCGAGTACGACAAATTCGTGTAATTGCGCAAGATTGGCCACGAGGGCTTTAACGGACTCCGCCGGCAAGACGCTATGAGCACCCAAGTAGCTAGGTCCTGCGATGAGTTTCAGTCCCGATGCATGATGTTCCAAAAGCGTCGAAACAGTGACCGAGTGGATCTCGTCCACATGACGAGGGCAATCGGAAATGGTCTGTCGCGGTGAAATCCCGAGATGCTCAGCCGCATCTCCACCGGTTAGATTGAGATCTACTAGTACAGTGCCACGGCGTTTATTTGCCGCAAGATAGGTAGACAAATTAGTCGCCACGGCGGTCTGCCCCGATCCTCCTACCGCCGAGACGACACTAATCACCTGACCACTCCGTTTGGTCAAGCCTTCCGAATCAAATAGGCGTTTCAGAGAGTCTTCCAGGTCATGTAGGAAGTCGCCGGACATTTCGATAAAATCAGCAGCTCCACTGCGGATGATTTGAATAACATCTGAAGCAGAACCTGCTACGCCGAAAACGAGAATGGGTTTGCTAATGAGAATCTGCAAACCGCAAATCACGCTGCGAGTTACTTGAAGATCGTCCCCTGCAACTAACAGAAGTAAGTCGCACTGGGTTGAATTTTGTTCGAAGTACGCGCGAATCGCAGTTAGGTCATTGTCGATGCGATCGACGACCATAACTCCACGCTGCTGTACGACCGGCGCAAGCGTTTCCGCAACCGCGCTCGGCCCGAGTATGACCGCTTTCATAGCGAGCCCTGCCCCTCGGATCGTATTTATGTGCCCCACTCACGGTGATATTTGCCCCACCGAAAGCAACTAATCAAACTTGCGGTCTTCCGTAGCCGCAGTCAAACTGGATAAAAGAAAATGGAGCATCTCTACGGTAAAAGCAGTCGCTTATTGCGCCTTTGAGGATTACCAGGGAGTGCAATTACCCCGTTTTAAGTACACTTATTTCCTGTTAATTCAACCCCCATCAAGAGGACTATAAAGCATACAACGCCACTAACACCATAACTTCCCAATATAAAGTAAGCTGATCGCCCATTACATACTCTTGACGACATCATCCACTGTCAAATAAGGGCTTCGCATTCCGTCGATGCCCCACCTCAGCCCCTCGAAACCTAATCCCCAACTCCAGGACAACTCCTACTGTGTGCCGTACTTACTACTTGATTGCATCTTTGTTATTCACCATGACCTTCTTCCTTGGCTCTCTTACGGCAGCGGATTGGCCAGGACAAGAGTCACAGTGGAATGGGTACGCTAAATACGACTTCAAAGTGGACCAGAGGCCTGCCTATGTCGTCGTTCCGAATCATCCTGCTCCCGGCAATCCCTGGGTCTGGCGAGCCCGTTTTCCTGGTTTTCATGCAGAAGCTGACTTGCTGCTACTCAAACGCGGCTTCCATATCGCTTACATCAATACGAACGACATGCTGGGAAGTCCTACCGCAATGGGGCACTGGGACAACTTCTATGACTTCCTTACCGAGAAAGGACTTGCCAAACGCGTCGCCCTGGAAGGCGTCAGCCGCGGTGGCCTGTTCGTTTACGGCTGGGTAGCTCGTCATCCGGATAAGGTTGCCTGTATTTATGCGGACACCCCGGTATGCGATTTCAAAAGCTGGCCAGGCGGCAAAGGAAAAGGAGTTGGTAGCAGCGGAACTTGGCAACGCCTACTAAAGGAATACGACTTTACGGAAGCTGAGGCCCTAGCGTACGACAAGAATCCGATCGACATCCTGGCCCCAATCGCCGAAGCCAAGATCCCCGTTCTGCATATTGTTTCGCTGAATGATGTCGTTGTCCCACCGACCGAGAATACTTTCGTTCTGGCCGAGCGATATCGTAAATTGGGAGGAACAATTGAGATCATCGAAGTCGAGGAAGGGACGGAAAAGTCACAGGGACACCACTTCACCCACCCAGATCCCAAGCGAGTTGCCGACTTCATCGAGAAGTATGCTGCGCATCCCTAACCAACTCTCATCGGTTGCCGGCAAGCATTTTACCGTAACCCGCTACGGCATAAGAAAAGCCCAACATCATTTTGATACTTGCCGACGATCAAAGCTCGGCATTGCTTTTTTCTTTGGTCAGTAAACGAAAAATTCGATCGCCCTCTCTTTTCGTTTACTGACAGATGTACAGAAGACGCGTCTCTCTACACTAGCAGGAGTTCCGACGCTGGCTGACGCAGACCGGAATCGATACGACCGGTCGCCAGATCGTGTCGACTCGTAATCTCTTAGGCTACAGACCAGGGCGGGCGAAGTTGCGTTGAAATGCACCTGTAACCTGCCTCCCCGAATGATACAGAGGGCGCATGTCCTCGAGGAACACTTGCCTGGTTGCATTCGCATGTCGGGGCTTCATCTGCCTGTGGATTAAAACTTCGTAATCACTGGGAAGTCATGGAATCGGCATAGCGTCTTCCTAGCCTCTGCCACGCCCACCCAAACATCGCAGAAGGTGGGGCAAAATGCCGCGCCTGGGTGAAATGCCCCAGTGTTCGTTCTGCAGGTAGGCGGCGAAATCGGCGTTTTCTCGGCAAAAATGGCCTTTTAAGGGTTTGGCACATCGGTTGCCTTAAGGGGAATCACCACCAAACAACATTCCCTTTCCGATGCATAGGAAACTCCATGATTCAACAATCGGCAGTTCACAGTCACGTTACTCAACTCACTCAAGAGATCCAGCAGCATAGCCAGCCGCTTCGTCGGATCATGGGACAAATCAATCAGGTCCTCGTTGGTCAAGAGAAGCTGGTACATCGGATGCTGATCGGACTGCTGGCCAATGGTCATATCTTAATTGAAGGGGTTCCAGGACTCGCCAAAACCACGGCCGTATCCAGTCTGGCGAAGACGATAAACACCGGCTTTCAGCGTTTGCAGTTCACGCCCGATTTATTGCCGGCGGACTTGATCGGCACGCTCGTTTATCATCCGCAAGATCAAACGTTTGTCGTTCAAAAAGGACCGATCTTCTCAAACCTGATCCTGGCCGATGAAATCAATCGAGCGCCCGCCAAAGTTCAAAGCGCCTTGCTGGAAGCGATGCAGGAACGCCAGGTTACTATCGGTTCCGAAACGTACCCGCTCGATCAGCCGTTCCTGGTGATGGCAACGCAAAACCCGGTCGAGCAAGAGGGCACCTATCAATTGCCAGAGGCCCAAACCGATCGTTTCATGTTGAAGGTGATGGTCGATTACCCTAGCCGAAACGAGGAACTTCAAATCTTGCGACGAATGAGCAAGACATCGGCTAAGTTCGAGGTCTCTTCCGTCACGTCGCCTGAAGAGATCATGGCTGCTCGGGAACTCGTAGATCAGATCTATGTCGATGAGAAAGTCGAGAACTACGTCGTTGACTTGGTGATGGCCACGCGGACACCGGAAGCCTATGGCCTGCAACTTGGCGAGTTGATTCAATTCGGTGGTTCGCCGCGAGCAACCATCTACCTGACCATGGCAGCGAAAGCGAATGCGTTTCTGGCTGGGCGAGGCTATGTCACGCCGCAAGACGTCAAGGATATCGCCCTCGATGTGCTTCGCCATCGCGTGATGATTACCTACGAAGCAGAAGCCGAAGATCGCACCAGCGAATCGATTGTGAACGAGATTCTCGATCACATTCCTACTCCGTAGTCGTTGGTGGTCTCGCGATGCCAGCGGTTCGCTGGCATCGCTTCTTCAGGTTTTATCTTGCTAATGGAAAGGACATTTACCGATGATTCCCGGTGAAGTCTTGAGAAAAATTCGCCGCATTCAGATTCGCACTTCTCACAAAGTGGACGAACTACTGGCCGGCAATTGGCATTCCGCGTTCAAAGGGCGCGGGATCGAGTTCGAGGAGGTCCGCCCCTATCAGGTCGGCGACGATGTTCGCATGATCGACTGGAATGTGACCGCGCGAAGCGACATGCCGTATGTGAAGCTATTTCGCGAGGAACGCGAACTGGCCGTTAGATTGCTGGTTGATGTCAGTGGTTCGCAGAATCTTGGTACCACCACGCAAACCAAGCGTGAACTGGTCGCTGAGCTAGGTGCCATCCTGGCCATGTCCGCGATCAAAAACAATGACAAGGTCGGCCTTACCCTGTTCTCGGACGACATCGAAAAGAACATTCCTGCCCGCAAAGGCTCGCGGCACGTTCTGCGGATAATCCGCGAGTTGTTGTATTGCCAACCGGCAGGCAGCGGCACCAACCTGCGTCGGGTTTTAGATCACCTTAACCGAACTTCCAAGCGTCGAACGGTTGTATTCCTGGTCAGCGACTTCCAAGACAGCGGCTATGAGGCCAGCCTGAAAGTAGCTCGTAGACGGCATGACATTGTTCCCGTAGTCATCACAGATCCACTTGAAGGCAAGCTACCCAACGTGGGACTGGTTCGGCTGCAAGATTCAGAAACAGGCCAAGTCGTGACTCTCGATACGGCCAGCCGGAAGAATCGGCAGTGGTTTGAACAAAAGTACCGCGAGGAGTCAGAAGCACGCGACAGCATGTTTCGCCGAATGCGACTTGCACCTATTCATTTACAAACCGGTTGCGACCTGGTCGAACCGCTTCGCAACTACTTTCACCTACGAGAGAGCCGGCAATGAACACCATTCGTCCCACTCAGCCCATAGGCATTCGTTTGCTGTTGGCCGCGATGTTCGGGCTGGCCTGGATTCAGCATGCCCACGCCAGCCAAGATCCGCGACTGGAGACAACAGTGTCCCAGTCTTCGCTACAAGTCGCCGAGCCATTTTGGCTTGACTTAACGGTCGAAGCTCCGATCGGCGCCAAGGTCGACTTCCCTGCTCCTGGCGAAATGCTGGGCGGCTTTAACGTTCTCGATAAACAAGATTTGTTCGATATCCCTAGTCGCGATACGGATGACAAGCGAACCTGGACCCGGCGTCTGAGACTAGAGAGCTTGGTCACCGGCGACCTGGAAATCCCATCGCTGGAAATCCAACTATCAGAAAAGAACGCGTCCCACGTGATTCGCTCAGAGCCGATACCAATACGGATTGCAAGTGTATTAGAAGGACATGGAGATCCTACGCAAATACGCGACATTCAGTCGGTTGTGGATGTCGCTGTCCCGCAGGCTCCTTCCCATGCTTGGGTATGGTGGTCCATCGGCAGCATGTCAGGCCTTAGTGTAGTAGTAGCGGCCGTTGCGTTGGTTGCTCGACGTCGCCCTAGGATGTCACCAGCCGACTGGGCAACACAGCAACTCGATCTTCTGGAACAGGCAATACCGACCGAAACAGCTGAAAGTGGCCAATTGGCGTCACGCTTGGCAACGATCCTTCGGAACTACCTGCAATTGGAATTCTCGTTAGCCAATCCAGGGCGTTCCCCTGACGAGTTGCTTGAAACCCTCTTAGACAATCATTCCATCGACGACGCGACGTCGGACCAACTCAGTTTGATCTTCGCGTTGGTAGAGCGAGCCCAGTTTGCAGGACTACCGGTTGCGGAAAAACAGTTCCTGGATGCAATCGATCGGGCTCGGTTGCTCGTTACGCGGATTGCTAAAGACTCAGAAACCAACGCGTCACCTGCTGACCACGCAACGACGGAGGCCCTGTAATGTTTTTCTCTCCCTGGTATTTCCTGCTTTTACTAATCGTTCCATTTGTGGCGTGGGCACTGTTTGCCCAGCGACGTTCGGGCGCCATTTCGTTTAGTTCTGTTCGAATGGCCGGTCAACTCGCTCCGACTTTTCGGCAGCGACTGTTGTGGTTGCCCCGCGCACTGACTATTGCAGCAATTGTTGTTCTCATCGTCGCAGCGGCACGTCCGCGAGAAGGCAACGAGCAAACGATCGTCGAAAGCGATGGCATCGCGATTGAAATGGTGGTCGATCGCAGCGGAAGCATGCAGGCCATGGACTTTCAAGTCGACGGTCAGCATGTCGATCGGCTCACTGCGATCAAGAAAGTGGCCGGTGATTTCATCACCGGCGGCGACGCTCTGGAAGGCCGTCCGAGCGACCTGGTCGGTTTAATCGCCTTCGCCGGTTATGCCGACGGCGTGACGCCTCCGACGTTGGATCATGCCTTCTTAGAAGCACAGCTCAATCACACACAAATCGTAACCAACCGCAGTGAGGATGGAACGGCCATTGGCGACGCCATCTCGTTGGCGGTCGAGAAGCTAAATGCTCTGGACGCAACCCAGAAGCACAAAGTGCAGAGCAAGATCATCATCTTGTTGACCGACGGCGAGAATAACGCAGGCGACCTAGAACCGATCCAGGCCGCCGAGTTGGCTCAGGCGATGGGCATTAAGGTCTACACGATTGGTGTGGGCACCAAAGGACAAGCACCGGTCCCGGTGACAGATCCGTTCGGACAACAAACCGTGCAATGGATGGCAGTGAACATCGACGAGGAAACCCTGCGTGAAGTCGCCTCGACCACGGGAGGCAAGTACTTTCGTGCGACCGACACCGATTCGTTGACAGGCATTTATGCCGAGATCGATGAACTTGAGAAATCAAAGGTCGAGGCACAGCACTATGTCGACTATCGCGAGCTGGCCGTGCAGTCGTATCCAATGGGGTACCTCTCGATACCGCCGCTACTGTTAATCGCCTTTGGCCTGCTGTTGACGCGGATCATTCTTGCGGAAACCTGGCTCAGAGAATTGGCTTAGCATCTACCGCCTTCCTACCGCGAGTCAAACCTTAATCACCTTAGTAAGAGAATCTCGATGGATATTCATTTTGGTAACCCTGGCAGCCTGGTCTTAATCGCATTGGTCGCGATTGGATTAGCTGTCAGTGCTTGGGCCATGGTAGCCAGACGTCATGCGTTGGGGAAGTTTTTCCCAATTGTGTCTCGACCGGGATTCAAGAGGCCTGTCACGTCGTCGCGGCGATGGCTATCCGCTGCCCTTGTTTCGGTCAGCTTGGTGTTAATCGCGATTGGCTTGTTGGATGTACGGTGGGGCAAGACATGGCAAGAGGTACCTCAAAAGGGTATCGAGGTGATGTTCGTCCTGGATGTTTCTCGGAGCATGTTAGCCGAAGACGCAACCCCCAACCGCCTGCAACGAGCCAAGCAGCAGATCAAGGACATGGTTGACGCCATGCCTGGCAATCGAGTGGGGCTGGTGGTGTTCGCAGGCGATACCCGCCAAGCCGTTCCCCTCACCACGCACTACGAAGACTTTAAGCAACGTTTAGATGCGGTCGGACCACATACGATACGCAGTGGAGGTTCCCGTCTGGGAGACGCCCTGGACGCCGCGTCTCATGGGTTCATCAGCAAGACAAACGACCATAAAGCGATCGTCGTGTTTACTGATGGCGAGGACCAGGAGAGCAAGCCCGTCGAAGTCGCCATGAACCTATTCAACGACAAGGGTATTCGCATATTCACGGTTGGACTTGGCGACATGGACCAAGGGGCTCGGATCCCCGAAACGGACTTGGCACAAGGAGGCTATGTCCAATATCAGGGGCAGCAAGTTTGGTCCAAGATGAATGGTAGAACGTTACAGGAGATCGCTACCGATACCAACGGGGCGTACATTCCTGCTGGAACCAGTCAAGTTGATATGGCGGATGTCTATCGCCGCTATGTGGCCAACGTGGAACAGACTGAGTTTGAAACGGCCAAAATCAATTCCTATATCCCTCGGTTTCAATGGTTCGCGGTGCCTGCTTTGGCGGTGCTGTTGCTGGAAGTGTTCGTAGCCACTCGTCGTCGCGGGCCCGCTTCGGTTGGTGTGTCGATCCCGGCAAGTTCACCAGTCACCCGTCGAGTGCCACTTCAAGCACACGTGACTTCCCACCACGCTTAACTCTACTCAGTGAGTCCCTCATGTCACAACGCATTCAACCATTATCCGTTTTGTTACTCGCGACCATGATTTGGCCGTCGGCTGCATGGGCAGGCAACTTGGAATCGGATATCGCAATCGCCAACGCAATCAACTCGGCGAACGAAATGGTTCGCGAAGGAAAGCTAGACGATGCGATTGCATCGTACCAGCAAGTCCCAGCAACCAACGTCGATGGTGATTCGCTGCAATACAACCTGGGCGTCGCTCAGTTTCGCCAAGAGAATTACGCGGAGGCCCAGAGGTCATTTTCGCAAGCGGCCACATCCTCCGACGCTTCACTCGCGGCAAGCAGCCGCTACAACCTCGGAAACTGCTTCTACCAAGAAGCACTCCAACAATCGAGCACCAACAAGCCGGCCGCGATCGAATCGCTGAAAGAAGCCATTGGAAACTACCGCGGTGCCCTGCAAGGAAATCCCAACTCCGTCGATGCTCGGGCAAATATCGAACTAGCGACCAAGCTAATGCATGAGCTAAACGACCCACAACAGGACCAACAACAGGACCAACAACAAGACCAACAACAAGACCAACAACAAGACCAACAACAAGACCAACAACAAGATCAACAGCAAGATCAACAGCAAAGCTCAGATTCCG
This window harbors:
- a CDS encoding type II secretion system F family protein; this encodes MSESFILINTFLGVTIGIVAVAWLVYDSFFRVKSKVADRIDDAMRERVEGHQENSPIIKDMVRPIRSGKKPLLRRTQDRIQTWLDQAATGLNVWQFAVISLIVSCLFGGAFGFAFGPGWVLGIGTPLSLLLPAIVVYSRRNARSEQISTQLPNAFSAMSRGLRAGQGVPAVVQMIANDFPKPLSEEFNYFYEQQHLGVPPEVALRDMARRVNVMELRIFTIALIVHKRSGGNLAELLQQLSELVRKRVKMKRRIKSLTGEGRMQAAVLIAMPTIVVMIMSLIAPQYISVLLERHDILAGCVFSQLLGAFCIYRIVNFSY
- a CDS encoding CpaF family protein; translated protein: MFQQTHSDLLKVRPESKTSRQDDKVIKEKFHRWLIEMVDVRAMLKLDEAVVRRELRAAIEKLFLSHADLVRHGEKDRLAQELIDEMVGFGPLESLLRDNTITDILINGPQHVYVERGGQLEETSVQFSDNEQLVRIVQRIAGRVGRRIDESSPTVDARLPDGSRFHAVISPIALDGALVSVRRFASHAITAQQFVSSGGMSEEMMAFLQAAIHARLNMVIAGGTGSGKTTLLNMLSSYISPRERIVTIEDAAELRLRQPHVARMETRCENLEGKGLVSTRDLVRNALRMRPDRIIVGECRGEEVFDMLQAMNTGHDGSLTTIHANSAEDTVSRLEMLLGLAQDNLPMWYIRQQIASSIDLVVHVKRLDNGKRKLTQIGQVVRDGDAIKLKPMFVCRFSADGSEPVFERREIPSDLVGKMNSRC
- a CDS encoding AAA family ATPase encodes the protein MKAVILGPSAVAETLAPVVQQRGVMVVDRIDNDLTAIRAYFEQNSTQCDLLLLVAGDDLQVTRSVICGLQILISKPILVFGVAGSASDVIQIIRSGAADFIEMSGDFLHDLEDSLKRLFDSEGLTKRSGQVISVVSAVGGSGQTAVATNLSTYLAANKRRGTVLVDLNLTGGDAAEHLGISPRQTISDCPRHVDEIHSVTVSTLLEHHASGLKLIAGPSYLGAHSVLPAESVKALVANLAQLHEFVVLDVEDAFHQEQFAALECSDMVIVVTRLDFPCLLRTKRLIEYFASRDLTNFCVVANNYIKGTSIPEVKFESVMKRRLTSVIPHEPSSVLNGVNMGEPAVLEFPRSKFSQAIAKLTDTIMNTAPTREMDNHVPANA
- a CDS encoding alpha/beta hydrolase family protein, which codes for MTFFLGSLTAADWPGQESQWNGYAKYDFKVDQRPAYVVVPNHPAPGNPWVWRARFPGFHAEADLLLLKRGFHIAYINTNDMLGSPTAMGHWDNFYDFLTEKGLAKRVALEGVSRGGLFVYGWVARHPDKVACIYADTPVCDFKSWPGGKGKGVGSSGTWQRLLKEYDFTEAEALAYDKNPIDILAPIAEAKIPVLHIVSLNDVVVPPTENTFVLAERYRKLGGTIEIIEVEEGTEKSQGHHFTHPDPKRVADFIEKYAAHP
- a CDS encoding AAA family ATPase, with amino-acid sequence MGQINQVLVGQEKLVHRMLIGLLANGHILIEGVPGLAKTTAVSSLAKTINTGFQRLQFTPDLLPADLIGTLVYHPQDQTFVVQKGPIFSNLILADEINRAPAKVQSALLEAMQERQVTIGSETYPLDQPFLVMATQNPVEQEGTYQLPEAQTDRFMLKVMVDYPSRNEELQILRRMSKTSAKFEVSSVTSPEEIMAARELVDQIYVDEKVENYVVDLVMATRTPEAYGLQLGELIQFGGSPRATIYLTMAAKANAFLAGRGYVTPQDVKDIALDVLRHRVMITYEAEAEDRTSESIVNEILDHIPTP
- a CDS encoding DUF58 domain-containing protein — translated: MIPGEVLRKIRRIQIRTSHKVDELLAGNWHSAFKGRGIEFEEVRPYQVGDDVRMIDWNVTARSDMPYVKLFREERELAVRLLVDVSGSQNLGTTTQTKRELVAELGAILAMSAIKNNDKVGLTLFSDDIEKNIPARKGSRHVLRIIRELLYCQPAGSGTNLRRVLDHLNRTSKRRTVVFLVSDFQDSGYEASLKVARRRHDIVPVVITDPLEGKLPNVGLVRLQDSETGQVVTLDTASRKNRQWFEQKYREESEARDSMFRRMRLAPIHLQTGCDLVEPLRNYFHLRESRQ
- a CDS encoding vWA domain-containing protein, which produces MFFSPWYFLLLLIVPFVAWALFAQRRSGAISFSSVRMAGQLAPTFRQRLLWLPRALTIAAIVVLIVAAARPREGNEQTIVESDGIAIEMVVDRSGSMQAMDFQVDGQHVDRLTAIKKVAGDFITGGDALEGRPSDLVGLIAFAGYADGVTPPTLDHAFLEAQLNHTQIVTNRSEDGTAIGDAISLAVEKLNALDATQKHKVQSKIIILLTDGENNAGDLEPIQAAELAQAMGIKVYTIGVGTKGQAPVPVTDPFGQQTVQWMAVNIDEETLREVASTTGGKYFRATDTDSLTGIYAEIDELEKSKVEAQHYVDYRELAVQSYPMGYLSIPPLLLIAFGLLLTRIILAETWLRELA
- a CDS encoding vWA domain-containing protein, with the protein product MDIHFGNPGSLVLIALVAIGLAVSAWAMVARRHALGKFFPIVSRPGFKRPVTSSRRWLSAALVSVSLVLIAIGLLDVRWGKTWQEVPQKGIEVMFVLDVSRSMLAEDATPNRLQRAKQQIKDMVDAMPGNRVGLVVFAGDTRQAVPLTTHYEDFKQRLDAVGPHTIRSGGSRLGDALDAASHGFISKTNDHKAIVVFTDGEDQESKPVEVAMNLFNDKGIRIFTVGLGDMDQGARIPETDLAQGGYVQYQGQQVWSKMNGRTLQEIATDTNGAYIPAGTSQVDMADVYRRYVANVEQTEFETAKINSYIPRFQWFAVPALAVLLLEVFVATRRRGPASVGVSIPASSPVTRRVPLQAHVTSHHA
- a CDS encoding tetratricopeptide repeat protein produces the protein MSQRIQPLSVLLLATMIWPSAAWAGNLESDIAIANAINSANEMVREGKLDDAIASYQQVPATNVDGDSLQYNLGVAQFRQENYAEAQRSFSQAATSSDASLAASSRYNLGNCFYQEALQQSSTNKPAAIESLKEAIGNYRGALQGNPNSVDARANIELATKLMHELNDPQQDQQQDQQQDQQQDQQQDQQQDQQQDQQQDQQQSSDSESSESPDGSDSQEQESKDSSEEGQSPETPQASSENEDAQSDQDQKSTDDQQPSESPEEQTAQDAPSKPSNGQPAEPQDPDPSGEPSQPGDETDEGEIPTGDLTAAQQEPTEEQSSDQATIGTTAASEEAMTQEEALKMLQAVRDRDMLRRLRQEQAARSRHVPVDRDW